In the genome of Dermatobacter hominis, the window GGCCGGATGCCGACCTCGACGACGAGCGGGTGGGTCTCGTCGAGCTCCGTGGTGCTGAGCAGCACGCCGATCGCGCTGCTGACCCCCGGCGTCTGCTGCACCCGCTGGAGCTGCTGCTCGGTGAGCGCGCTCTCGAGGAGGTCGTTCAGGCCCTTCTGCGAGATCGTGAAGTCCGCCGCGCCGACCTCGAGCACGCCGGCCGCCGTGGTGCGGATGCTGTCGGTCACGATCCCGAGCGTCACGACGACGAGCACGCCGACGGCGACGGCCGCGGCGGTCAGCATCGACCGGACCTTCTTCGACCACACGTTGTGGCCGATCAACCAGATGAACGACATGGCGACTCTCCCTCGTCGCGTGTTCGCCCCGCTGCCGGTGTCCCGCTCCTCCGTAGTGTGCCGCGCCGGGCCGCCGGTGCGAGCGGAAAGTGCGCGTGCGACACTCGCGGGATGGCGAACCTCACCGGCACCGGCATCTGGAGCAGCGCCCTCCGCTACGGCGACGTCGACGTGGCGAAGGAGGCGGCGGCCGAGCTCGAGTCGCTCGGCTACTCGGCGATCTGGTTGCCCGACGTGGGCGGCGACGTGTGGACGCCGCTCGACGCGGTGCTCGGCGCCACGACGTCGACCACCGTCGCGACCGGAATCCTCAACATCTGGATGCACGAGCCCGCCGTGGCCGCCGCCGAGTTCCAGCGACTCGTCGCCGCGCACGGGCCGCGGTTCCTCATGGGCCTCGGCGTGAGCCACGGCTCGTTCATCAACGCCACCGGCGCGGGCAACTACTCGAAGCCGCTGACCCACATGCGCGAGTACCTCGACGGGCTCGACGCCACGCCGGAGCCGGTGCCGACCACCGACCGGGTGCTCGCCGCGCTCGGCCCGAAGATGCTCGACCTCGCCCGGACCCGGGCGGCCGGCACGCACCCGTACCTGGTGGTGCCCGAGCACACGGCGCAGGCGCGGGAACGGCTCGGCGCGGGACCGCTCGTCGCGCCGGAGCAGGGCGTCGTGCTCACGACCGATCCGGCGCGGGCGCGCGAGGTCGCCCGCCAGCACCTGTCGATCTACCTGACGCTGCCCAACTACGCGAACAACTGGTTCCGGCTCGGCTTCACCGAAGAGGACACGCTCGACGGGGGCAGCGACCGGCTGGTCGACGCGCTCATCGTCTGGGGCGACGAGGACGCGATCCTCGCCCGGGTCCAGGCCCACCGCGACGCCGGCGCCGACCACGTCTGCCTCCAGGTGCTCGGCGAGGACCTGCCGCTCGACGACTGGCGCCGCCTCGCCCCCGTCGTCACCGGCTGACGCTCTCGCTGCCCAGCCGGTGCGCCACCCGGATTTCTGAGGCGCGGATCGCGACAAGGGTTGTCGCTGTGCACCCCTATATCCGGGGGTGAGTACCGTGCGGCGGCGTGAGCGACGCCCCCACCAGCCAGCCCATCCGCATCGACGCCGGCGGCTGGGGGCTCAGCTGGGTGGCCGACGACGACGGCCGGCTCCACCAGCTCGGCCTCGGGCCCGAGGGCCACACCGTCCCGCTCGAGGTCGGCGCGCAGTGGTACCCGCTGGCGTTCCCGACGCTCGACGGCACCGATCCGTTCCGCCCGCCGGCCCTGCAGATCACCCACGCCGACGGGACGCTCACCACCCGCCTGGCGCTGACCGCGGTCGAGCGTGACGACGACCCGAGCGGCAGCCACGTCGTCGTGCGCACGACCGACGAGCGGTTCGACCTGACCGTCGAGCACCACTTCCGCAGCCACCCCGACTCGGGCGTGCTCGAGCAGTGGGCCGAGGTGTTCCACGTCGAGGACGGCCCGGTCACGCTGCTCGCGCACGACACGCTCGCCCTGTTCCTGATGGTCCCCGACGACGCCGAGCTCGTGCAGTTCGGCGGGGCGGGCTGGGCCGACGAGTGGCGCTGGAGCACCGACCCGCTCACGATCGGGACGACCGTGCTCGGGAGCCTCGGCGGCGTGCAGCCGCACCTCCAGCGCAGCCCGTGCCTCCTGCTGTCGCCGGCTGGTCCGTTCGGTGGCCCGGACGGCGCCGTCGCGCAGGACGAGGGCGAGGTGATCGGGCTGAGCGTGGCGTGGGGCGGCAACTCGCACCTCACCCTCGACGTGAAGCCGCGGGCCGAGCTCGACGCGCCGCGGGAGCTCCGGCTGCGCGCCGGGGCCAACGCCCTCGGCGCGCCGTACCGGCTCGACCCGGGCGTGCGCATGGTGCTGCCGACCGTGGCGTGGACGTGGTCGACGACCGGCCGGGACGGCGTGACCGAGGCGTTCCACCGGTGGAGCCGCGACCGCGTGCTGCGCGACCCCGACCGCCTGCGCCCGCTCGTCGTCAACAACTGGGAGGCGACGTTCTTCGACTTCGACGAGTCCCGCATCGTCGGCCTGATCGACCGCGCCGCCGACCTCGGCGCCGACGTGTTCCTCCTCGACGACGGCTGGTTCGGCACCACCCACCCGCGGGACGACGACACGCAGGGCCTCGGCGACTGGGACCACGACGTGCGCAAGCTGCCCGGCGGGCTCGCACCGCTCGCCGACGCGGCGGCGGCCCGGGGCATCCGCTTCGGCATCTGGGTCGAGCCCGAGATGGTGAACCCGCTCAGCGAGCTGCACGAGGCCCACCCCGAGTGGGAGCTGCGCGACGGCCGCGAGCCGCGCCTGCACCGGCACCAGCTGCACCTCGATCCGCTGCAGCCCGACGTGCGCGACTTCGAGGTCGGCGTCGTCGACCGCACGCTCGCGTCGGCGCCGTCGACGAGCTACGTGAAGTGGGACGCCAACCGCCCGATCACCGACCCCGGTTCGAGGGCGCTGCCGACCGATCGGCAGGCCAACGTCTGGTTCGACCACGTCGGCGCGACCTGGGACGTCATGGCGCGCGTCGCCGAGGGACACCCCGACGTCGAGCTGATGCTCTGCGCCTCGGGCGGCGGGCGCGTCGACCACGGCACCCTTCGCTGGTTCCACGAGTTCTGGACCTCGGACAACACCGACCCGGTCACGCGCGTCCGCATGCAGTGGGCGTGCTCGCACTTCTTCCCCGGCGCGGTGATGGCGGCGCACGTGACCCGGTGGGGCGAGCGGCCGTTGCCCTTCGCGTGCGCGGTCGCGCTGTCCGGCCGCTTCGGCATCGACCTCGACCTCGGTGCGGTCAGTGCGGAGGAGGACGCGGTCCTGCGGAGGGCGGTGGCGTGGGCCCGCCGGACCCAGGACGTCGTCCAGCGCGGCGTGGTGCGGCGGTACGTCTCGCCGGTCGAGGGGCCCGACCGCTCACGCGCCGCCTGGTCGGTGCACGGCGACGACGGTCGGGTGGCGGTGTTCGCGTTCCAGCTCGACGAGCCGGCGACCTCGGCGCCGACGCTCCGGGTGCGAGGGCTCGATCCCGCGGCGTCCTACGAGGTGCGCGCCACCGACCTCGACGGCTTCGACGAGACGTCGACCGCCACGGGTGCCGAGCTCACCGACGGCATCGCCTGGCCCCTCGACGCGCCGCTGACCGCGCGCCTCTGGGAGCTCACCCCGACCGACCCCGCCTGAGCCCCGGTCACCTCGCGCCCGTCGCGGGCGCGGGCGCGGCCGAGCCGAGTCCGGGTCGACGTCGGCGAGCGCGGCGGCGCGCGCGTTCTGGACCACACGAACGGCGGGCATGGACGTAGTGTGATGTCGGTCACACACCCGAGGAGGGTGCAGATGGCAGGTGCTGGCGGACGTGTTCGCCGGCCCCGACGTCGGGGGGCGTCGAGGCCGACCGGCCGAGACGGGCGGCGCGCGCCCCGAGGGCGGCGCCGCTCGGGCCGGGCCATCGTGGCGGCGCTGGCGGTCGCCCTGTGCGCGGGTGGGCTCGCCGCCTGCTCGAGCGGCGACGACTCCGGCACGCCGACGCTCATCTGGTACATCAACCCGGACAACGGCGGGCAGAAGACGCTCGCCCAGGAGTGCGGCGACGCCAGCGACGGGGCCTACCGGATCCAGACGCAGATCCTCCCGAACGAGGCCGACGCCCAGCGCGAGCAGCTCGTCCGCCGCCTGGCCGCGCAGGACAGCTCGATCGACCTGATGAGCCTGGACCCGCCGTTCGTCGCCGAGTTCGCGAACGCCGGCTACCTCCGGCCGATCACCGACCCGGCCGACGTCGATCAGCTGACGGCCGGCGTGCTCGACGCACCGATGAAGACGGCCGAGTGGGACGGCGAGCTCGTCGCCACGCCGTTCTGGGCCAACACGCAGCTGCTCTGGTACCGCAAGTCGGTCGCCGCAGCGGCGGGCGTGGATCCGACCTCCGAGGCCTTCACCTGGCAGGCGATGATCGAGGCCGCCGAGTCGCAGGAGAAGCGCATCGGCGTCCAGGGCCGCCGGTACGAGGGCTACATGGTGTGGATCAACGCACTCGTCGCCTCGGCCGGTGGCCAGATCATCACCGACGCCGACAAGGGCAAGGACGCCAAGCCCTCGATGGCCGGTCCCGCCGGCGACGCCGCCGCGAAGATCGTCGGGGGCCTCGCCCGATCGCCGGCGGCGCCGGCCGACATGTCGACCGCGGGCGAGGAGGAGGCCCGCTCGCTGTTCCAGGGCGACTCCGGCTCCTTCATGGTCAACTGGCCGTACGTGTACCAGGCCGCCAAGGAGTCGGTGGAGGCCGGTGCCATCGACCAGTCGGTGCTCGACGACATCGCGTGGGCCCGCTACCCCCAGGCCGTCGCCGGCGAGCAGAGCGCCCCGCCCCTCGGCGGCATCGACCTCGCCATCGGCAACTTCACCGACCACCCGGACGAGGCCCTCGACGCGGTGAAGTGCATCACCTCGGTCGAGAACAACGCCCAGTACATGGTCGAGTCGGGCAACCCGGCCGCCCGCGCCGCCGCCTACGACGACCCGAAGGTCAAGGAGGCGTTCCCGATGGCGGACCTGATCCGCGACTCGATCGACACCGCCGGTCCTCGTCCCATCACGCCGTACTACGGCGACGTGTCGACGTCGGTCCAGCGGGTCTGGCACCCGTCGACCGCCGTCCGCTCGCCGGCGACGCCCGAGGAGACCGATGAGTTCATGACCGAGGTCCTCAGAGGGGAGCGCCTGCTGTGACCGCAGTGATCGAACCCGAAGCCGCGGGCGCCGGCCCGCCCGAACCACCGCCTGCGCCGAAGGCTGCGGCGCGCACCGACCGGGCCAGGCACGAGCGACGCCTCGGCCTGCGCCTCTCGGCGCCGGCGTTCATCGTGATGATCCTGGTGACCGCGTACCCGCTCGGCTACGCCGTCGTGCTGTCGCTGTTCAGCTACCGGCTCACCGACCCGGAGGGCAGGGAGTTCGTCGGCCTGTCGAACTACTGGGTCGTGCTGACCGACCCCGTGTGGTGGGGCGCCGTCAGCACGACCGCGATCATCACGGTCGTGAGCGTCGCGGTGGAGCTGGTGCTCGGCTTCGCCTTCGCCTGGGTGATGTTCCGGATCATCAGGGGCCGCTCGCTCGTGCGCACGGGCATCCTCGTGCCGTACGGGATCATCACCGTCGTCTCGGCCTTCATCTGGCGCTACGCCTTCCAGCTCGACTCCGGCTTCGTGAACACGTGGTTCGGGCTCGAGGACTTCAACTGGTTCGGCGAGCGGTGGTCGTCCCTGTTCGTCATCGTCCTCTCGGAGATCTGGAAGACGACGCCGTTCATCTCGCTCCTGCTGCTGGCCGGCCTGGTGCAGGTCCCCGAGGACATGCTCGAGGCGGCCAAGGTCGACGGAGCGACCGCGTGGCAACGGCTCTGGAAGATCGTCCTGCCGAACATGAAGGCGGCGATCATGGTCGCCGTGCTCTTCCGCACGCTCGACGCGTGGCGGATCTTCGACAACCCGTTCATCATGACGCAGGGCGCCAACGGCACCGAGACCCTGTCGTTCCTGGCCTACCGCCAGAACGTGACGCTCGTGAACCTGGGCTCCGGCTCGGCCGTGTCGGTCCTGCTGTTCCTCACCGTCTTCCTGATCGCCTTCATCTTCGTGAAGGGCTTCAAGACGGACCTGTCCCAGGTGAGGGGTGATTGAGATGGCCGGCACCGGCAACCGCACCAGCAACTGGTGGACGGCGTGGGGGCTGCTCATCCTCGTGTGGGCGGCGTTCCCCCTCCTCTGGATGGTGTCGCTCTCCTTCCGCAGCCCCGACAGCTTCGGCGCCGGTCCCACGTTCTGGCCGAAGGAGTGGACGTGGGAGAACTACTCGACGGTGTTCAGCGACGAGCTGTTCACCTCGGCGCTGCGCAACTCGTTCGGCATCTCGATCATCGCCACCGTCCTGTCGGTGGTCATCGCGATGTTCGCCGCCTACGCGATCGCCCGGCTCGACTTCCCCGGCAAGCGGCTGCTGCTGTCCATGGCGCTGGCCATCGCGATGTTCCCCGTCGCGGCGCTGGTCGGCCCGCTGTTCAACATGTGGCGCGGGCTCGGGATCTACGACACGTGGATCGGGCTGATCATCCCGTACCTGACGTTCGCCCTGCCGCTGTCGATCTGGACCATGTCGGCGTTCTTCCGCCAGATCCCCTGGGAGATGGAGCAGGCCGCCCAGGTCGACGGGGCCACGCCGTGGCAGGCGTTCCGGAAGGTGATCGTCCCGCTCGCCGCGCCGGGCGTGTTCACGACCGCCATCCTCACCTTCTTCTTCTGCTGGAACGAGTTCCTGCTCGCCATCTCGCTGACCTCGACCGACAGGGCCCGCACGGTCCCCGCGGCGCTGTCGTTCTTCACCGGCAGCTCCCAGTTCCAGAGCCCGATCGCCCCGATCATGGCGGCCTCGGTCGTCGTGACGATCCCGATCGTCCTCCTCGTCCTCGCGTTCCAGCGCCGGATCGTCGCCGGGTTGACCTCCGGCGCCGTGAAGGGCTGACGCCGAACCGCCCGCCCCCGCGAGCGCCCGCACCACCGACCCGAACAGGAGTCCAGACGTGGCCGCCATCACGATGCAGCACCTGGTCAAGACCTACGGCGACGGCTTCAAGGCCGTCAACGACATCAGCCTGGACATCGCCGACGGCGAGTTCATGATCCTGGTCGGGCCCTCCGGCTGCGGGAAGTCGACGCTGCTCCGCATGATCGTCGGGCTCGAGGACATCACCTCGGGCGAGCTCGAGATCGGCGGCGAACGGGTCAACGACCTCGCGCCGCGGGACCGGAACCTCGCGATGGTGTTCCAGAACTACGCGCTGTACCCGCACCTCACCGTGTTCGAGAACATCGCCTTCCCGCTGCGGCTCCGCAAGGACATGAGCGGCGACGAGATCGACCGCAAGGTGCGCGAGGCGGCCGAGGTCCTCGAGCTGACCGAGCACCTCGACCGCAAGCCGAGCAACCTCTCGGGCGGCCAGCGCCAGCGCGTCGCGATGGGTCGGGCGATCGTGCGCGACGCCCAGGTGTTCCTGTTCGACGAGCCGCTGTCGAACCTCGACGCCAAGCTGCGCGGCCAGATGCGCACCGAGATCCTGCGCCTGCAGCGCCGGATGGGCACGACGACCGTCTACGTCACCCACGACCAGACCGAGGCCATGACCCTCGGCGACCGCGTCGCGCTGATGCGGCGCGGCGAGATCCAGCAGGTCGGCACGCCGCGGGAGCTCTACGAGCACCCCGTCAACCTGTTCGTCGCCGGCTTCATCGGATCGCCGCCGATGAACTTCGTCCCCGGCGCCATGGAGGACGGGAAGCTCCACCTGCCGTTCGTGAGCTTCGAGCTGCCCGAGGACCGCCGCGAGGTCGTCGGCGACCGGCACTACGTCACGATCGGCATCCGGCCCGAGCGGTTCGAGGACCGGGAGCTGCTCGACGAGGCCCGGGTGCCGAAGGGCGTGGGCTTCGACGCCCCGGTCGACGTGGTCGAGTGGCTCGGCAACGAGCAGTACGCGTACGTGCCGTTCGAGACCGACCCGAAGCTGCTCGAGGGCCTGTCGGAGCTGGAGCGCGAGCTCGACGGCGAGCAGGCCCGCACCCAGCTCGTGGTCGCGCTCGAGCCGACGAGCCGCGTCGCGCCCGGCGAGACCGCCCAGTTCTGGTTCGACCCGGAGGACATGCACATCTTCGACGCCGGCACCGGCGAGAACCTGACCCGGGAGCTGGCGCTGGGTGCCTCGGTCACGACCGGATCGGCGACCGCGGGGGCCGGCTCCGGCGGCTGACGGCGCCGGCCGGCAGGAGGGGCCCGAGCCTCGTGGCGGCGCCCGAGCTGCGACTGCGCCAGACGCCCCCCGGGCTCCTGGCCCTCCCGTGGACCCGCCCGCTGGGCGAGTGGCGCGCGCCGGAGGTCGAGCTGCGCGAGCTGCCGGTCGGGCCGAGCCGCCACCTCGTCCGCTTCGTCGAGTCCGACGGCCGGCTCTGGGCGCTCAAGGAGCTGAGCCCGTCGCTCGCCAACCGCGAGTACGAGGTGCTGCGGGAGCTGGAGCGGCGGCACCTCGCCGCCGTGCGGGTCGCCGGTGTGGTCACGCAGCCGGCGCTCGACACCGCGATCCTCGTCACCCACTACCTCGAGCGGTCGTGGCAGTACCGCCGCCTGTTCATGCGCGTCGCCGGGTCGCTGCGAGCCCACCGCCGACGGCTGCTCGACGCCATGGCGCTGCTGCTCGTCGACCTGCACCGCAACGGCGTGTACTGGGGCGACTGCTCGCTGGCCAACACGCTCTTCATCCGCGACGGGCAGGCGATCCAGGCGTGGTTCGTCGACGCCGAGACCGCCGAGCTGCACGACGTGCTCAGCGACGGCCAGCGCCGGGCGGACCTCGACACCGCGGTCGAGAACGTGGCGGGTGGGCTGCTCGACGTCGCCGCCGCCCGCGGGCCGGCGACGCTGCCGGGCGAGATGACGACCGAGTCGCTGCTCGCCGAGGCGCAGAGCGTCGCCACCCGGTACGACCAGCTGTGGGAGCTGCTGTTCGACGCCCCGGTCGTCGACCTCGGCGACCACGACCGGATCGCGGCGCGGCTGGCGCGGCTCGAGGACCTGGGCTTCGAGCTCGACGAGGTCCGCTTCGAGCCGACGGGCGAGCGCACCGACCAGCTGCGCATGCGCGTCGCCGTCGGCGGCCGCAGCTACCACTCCGACCGGCTCCGCGCGCTCACGGGGATCGACGCGGGCGAGGGCCAGGCCGCGATCCTCATGAACGACCTGCTCGCGTACGCGGCGGCGCTGCGCAGCCGCTCGCGCCGCGACGTCAGCGAGGAGGAGGCGGCCCGGGCGTGGTACGAGGATGCCTTCCTGCCGGGGGTGGCCAAGGCGCAGGCGGTGCTCGGCGACGCGACGTCGCCCGTCCAGGCCTACTGCGACCTGCTCGAGGTGCGGTGGCTGCTCAGCGAGGCCGCCGGCCGCGACGTCGGCGACGACGCCGCGCTGGCGGTGCTCGCTCGGCGCGAGCCGCCCGACGAGTCGGCCGCGACGCTGGTCGTGCTCGACCCGGCGACCACCGAGATCCCGGCGGTGCCGCCGCCCACCACCTCCTGAGCTCGGGTCAGCCGCCGGGTTCGAGCCGCTCGACCGGATCGGGCCCGTACCCGCCGGCGACAGGTGAGTCGGCATCGTCGCGCGGGATGTCGATCCCCTTGCGGCGGAGCAGCGCGACGCAGACCCAGCCGATCGGCACGACCAGCCAGTGCGACATGAGCCGGAAGGCGACCGAGGCGGCGAGCGCGGTCGACGCGTCGGTGCCCGTCGCCGTCAGCCCGACCACCAGGGCGGCCTCGACCTGACCGGCCCCGCCCGGGATGATCGGGATCGCCCCGGCCAGCTGGCTGGTCCCGTAGATCGCCAGGATCGACCCCCACGCCGACAGGTCCGTCGGCGTCCCCCCGCCCATGGCCGCGACGGCGGCGACGAGCGCGACGAACTCGCCAATCCAGCTCAGCACCTGCAGCACCCACGCCGCGGTCCAGCGGCCGGGACCGGCGCGCACGGCGCCGAACGAGTCGACGAACCGGTCCGCCAGGTCCGCCGCCGCCCCACCGGCGTCCTCGTGCGCATCGCCACCCGAGGTGGTGGCGCGGGCAGTGACGAGGCGGCGGAGCGCGAGCCAGGCCCGGACGCACCACTCGGCCGGGCGGCGCAGCACCCACGGGTTCCGGGTGATGGCGAAGAAGGCGCCGAGCAGGACCAGCGCGACGGCCCCGGGGAGCAGCGCCCGGCTCGGGTCCTCGCCGGCGACCGCGTACCCCGCCAGCGTCATGAACACGAGCACCGCCGGGGCGACGACACCGGTGGCGATCGTCGTCCACCCCGCCAGGCCGCCGTCGGCGCCGGCCTCGCGATAGCGCTGGACCATGTAGCCCGTGGCCAGCGCGCCGCCGGCCGGGAGCGTCGCCGCGATCGCGCCGCTGGCGAAGGACGCGGTGGTCGCCCGGCCGAGGGGCAGGTGGGCGCCGCCGGCGCCGAGCAGGACGGAGCGCACACCGGCGAACAGGACGATCGACACGATGCTCGTGACCGACCCGATGGCGATCCAGGTCCAGTCGGCGTGGGTGAGGAGCTCGGCCGCGTCGACGACCTGGTCCCACTCCGCGACGACGAACACCGCCAGCCCGGCCAGTGCGAGCACCACGACCGCGGCGCGCAGCCACCGGCCGGATCGCTGCGGGCCGTCCATGCGGCGATCGTACGGCCGGGCGCAGGTCGCGGAGCGTCCGACGGTCGCTTCGACGCCCGAACGAGGTGCACCGAGGATCGGCGGAGTGCCCCGAACCCCTCAGGACCCGTTGGCTAGGGTTCTCACATGGCCACCACGCAGCGACCGAGGAACCCGCGCTCGTCGGCTCCTCCGCCCGGTCCGAACCCGGTGAACCGTGGTCTCATCCTGATCGCGGTCGGCGTCGTGCTGGCCGTCATCCTGCTGATCAAGGCCGGCGGCGCCGGCTTCGACGGCGACAGCTCCGACCTCGAGATCGGCGCTGGCGACGACAAGGTCACCACCACCACCGAGGCCACCACGACCACCGTCGCCGAGCAGGCACCGCAGACCGTCCAGGTCGTCGCGGCCAACGGCTCCGGCACCTCGGGCCTGGCCGCCAAGACCGGCCAGCTCCTCGCGCAGTCCGGCTACACGCAGGTCGTGGCGACCGACTCGCTGCAGCCGGTGACCGCGTCGCAGGTCCTCTACGCCAACGGCTACGAGGCCAACGCCAAGTCGATCGCCGCCGCCCTCGGCCTGCCCGAGACGGCCGTGCAGCCGCTCGCCCCCGGCACCCAGCTGGCCAAGAACCAGCCGCCGACGTCGGGCGTCATCGTGATGATCGGTCCCGACCTCGTGGCCAAGGTCAACGCCGGCGGGACCGCCGGCGGGACGGCCGGCGCGACCACGACGACCGTGGCCGGCGGCACCGGGAGCACGAGCGGCACCGGGACCGGCGGCGCGACGACCACGACCGTGAAGTCCGGGACGTCGACCGCGGGCGCCACGGGCACCGGCGGCGTCACGACCACGACCCGCTGAGCCGGCCGTCGACGTGGGCGTCCCCGACGCGCTCGAACCGTTCCGCACCCACGCCGCCGACGCGCTGGTCGCGTTCGACTTCGACGGCACGCTCGCGCCGATCGTCGACGACCCCGAGGCCGCGGCCCCGATGGACGGCGTGGCCGCCGCCCTCGAACGGCTGGCGGCCCGCTTCGGCGAGGTCGCCGTCATCTCGGGCCGGCCGCTCGCGTTCCTCGAGCGCTGGTTCCCCGAGCCGTCCGGCGTCACGCTCGTCGGGCTCTACGGGTTGGAGGCGCGACGCCTGGGCGAGCGGGCCGACCACCCGACCTCGGGCGTGTGGCGCGAGACGATGGCCGACGTCGCCGGGCTGGCGCGCATGAAGGGCCCCGAGGGCATGGACATCGAGCTCAAGGGCCTGTCGATCACGCTGCACTACCGGCGTCGCCCCGAGCTCGAGGGCGAGGTCATCGCCTGGGCCGAGCAGATCGCCGGGCCGACCGGCCTGCGGGCCCGACCGGCGAAGATGAGCGTGGAGCTCCACCCGCCGATCGACGAGGACAAGGGCACCGTCCTGCAGCGGCTCGCCGGCTCGCACACCGGCCCCGTGCTGTTCGCCGGCGACGACCTCGGCGACGTCCCCGCCTTCCAGGTGCTCGACGAGCTGCGGGCGGCGGGTCGGGGCGTGCTCGCCGTCGTGGTCGACGGGCCCGAGGTGCCCGGCGCGCTCCGGGACCGTGCCGACCTGTTGGTCGACGGACCGGCCGCCGTCGCCGACCTGGTCCTCGCCCTCGGCACCTGACGCGTCCCGATCCCACCCGCTCTGTCACGGCTCGCGGTGCTGAACGGCACCGCCAGGCGGGACAGAGCAGGAGATCGTCGTCCGGTCAGTCGTCGAGGGCGGCGAGCTGGTCGTCGAGCCAGTCGGCCGGCGTGCGCGCCTCGGCGGATCGCCGCAGCAGCGCGGCTCGGGCGGCGCGCTCCTCGGGGTCTCGGTCCAGCGCGGACCCGAGCGCCTCGGCGGTGGCCTCGATGTCGAACGGCGAGATGCCGTCGGCGGCGCCGACGAGCTCGGTCCACGCGCCGGCCTCGGTCGACAGGACGAGCTGCCCGTCGCGCTCGTTCACCATCGGGCCCTCCTTGGCGACCAGGTTGAGGCCGTCGCGGATCGGGTTCACCAGCAGCACGTCGTAGCGGCGCAGGGCGGCGATCGAGCGCGGGAAGTCGTCGTCGGTCATCAGCTCGACCGGCGTCCAGTCGGCGTCGCCCCAGCGCTCGTTGACCGACGCCGCCGCGGCCTCGACCTCGTCGCGGTAGCGGGCGTAGGCCGGCACGCCGAGCCGCGACGGGTAGCAGCAGGCGACGAAGGTGACGCGGCCGCGGAGGTCCTCGCGGCGCTCGAGCAGTCGGTCGTACGCGTGGAAGCCGCGCACGATGTTCTTCGACAGCTCCATCCGGTCGACGCGCACGATGAGCTGCCGGTCGCCGACGAGCTCGTCGAGGTCGACCAGCGCGCTCGAGCAGTCCTCCTCGGCGACGACCCGACGCAGGTCGTCGATGTCGCTGTTGAGCGTCGACGCGAACACCTTG includes:
- a CDS encoding LLM class F420-dependent oxidoreductase, whose product is MANLTGTGIWSSALRYGDVDVAKEAAAELESLGYSAIWLPDVGGDVWTPLDAVLGATTSTTVATGILNIWMHEPAVAAAEFQRLVAAHGPRFLMGLGVSHGSFINATGAGNYSKPLTHMREYLDGLDATPEPVPTTDRVLAALGPKMLDLARTRAAGTHPYLVVPEHTAQARERLGAGPLVAPEQGVVLTTDPARAREVARQHLSIYLTLPNYANNWFRLGFTEEDTLDGGSDRLVDALIVWGDEDAILARVQAHRDAGADHVCLQVLGEDLPLDDWRRLAPVVTG
- a CDS encoding alpha-galactosidase codes for the protein MSDAPTSQPIRIDAGGWGLSWVADDDGRLHQLGLGPEGHTVPLEVGAQWYPLAFPTLDGTDPFRPPALQITHADGTLTTRLALTAVERDDDPSGSHVVVRTTDERFDLTVEHHFRSHPDSGVLEQWAEVFHVEDGPVTLLAHDTLALFLMVPDDAELVQFGGAGWADEWRWSTDPLTIGTTVLGSLGGVQPHLQRSPCLLLSPAGPFGGPDGAVAQDEGEVIGLSVAWGGNSHLTLDVKPRAELDAPRELRLRAGANALGAPYRLDPGVRMVLPTVAWTWSTTGRDGVTEAFHRWSRDRVLRDPDRLRPLVVNNWEATFFDFDESRIVGLIDRAADLGADVFLLDDGWFGTTHPRDDDTQGLGDWDHDVRKLPGGLAPLADAAAARGIRFGIWVEPEMVNPLSELHEAHPEWELRDGREPRLHRHQLHLDPLQPDVRDFEVGVVDRTLASAPSTSYVKWDANRPITDPGSRALPTDRQANVWFDHVGATWDVMARVAEGHPDVELMLCASGGGRVDHGTLRWFHEFWTSDNTDPVTRVRMQWACSHFFPGAVMAAHVTRWGERPLPFACAVALSGRFGIDLDLGAVSAEEDAVLRRAVAWARRTQDVVQRGVVRRYVSPVEGPDRSRAAWSVHGDDGRVAVFAFQLDEPATSAPTLRVRGLDPAASYEVRATDLDGFDETSTATGAELTDGIAWPLDAPLTARLWELTPTDPA
- a CDS encoding extracellular solute-binding protein, which gives rise to MAALAVALCAGGLAACSSGDDSGTPTLIWYINPDNGGQKTLAQECGDASDGAYRIQTQILPNEADAQREQLVRRLAAQDSSIDLMSLDPPFVAEFANAGYLRPITDPADVDQLTAGVLDAPMKTAEWDGELVATPFWANTQLLWYRKSVAAAAGVDPTSEAFTWQAMIEAAESQEKRIGVQGRRYEGYMVWINALVASAGGQIITDADKGKDAKPSMAGPAGDAAAKIVGGLARSPAAPADMSTAGEEEARSLFQGDSGSFMVNWPYVYQAAKESVEAGAIDQSVLDDIAWARYPQAVAGEQSAPPLGGIDLAIGNFTDHPDEALDAVKCITSVENNAQYMVESGNPAARAAAYDDPKVKEAFPMADLIRDSIDTAGPRPITPYYGDVSTSVQRVWHPSTAVRSPATPEETDEFMTEVLRGERLL
- a CDS encoding carbohydrate ABC transporter permease, with translation MTAVIEPEAAGAGPPEPPPAPKAAARTDRARHERRLGLRLSAPAFIVMILVTAYPLGYAVVLSLFSYRLTDPEGREFVGLSNYWVVLTDPVWWGAVSTTAIITVVSVAVELVLGFAFAWVMFRIIRGRSLVRTGILVPYGIITVVSAFIWRYAFQLDSGFVNTWFGLEDFNWFGERWSSLFVIVLSEIWKTTPFISLLLLAGLVQVPEDMLEAAKVDGATAWQRLWKIVLPNMKAAIMVAVLFRTLDAWRIFDNPFIMTQGANGTETLSFLAYRQNVTLVNLGSGSAVSVLLFLTVFLIAFIFVKGFKTDLSQVRGD
- a CDS encoding carbohydrate ABC transporter permease, yielding MAGTGNRTSNWWTAWGLLILVWAAFPLLWMVSLSFRSPDSFGAGPTFWPKEWTWENYSTVFSDELFTSALRNSFGISIIATVLSVVIAMFAAYAIARLDFPGKRLLLSMALAIAMFPVAALVGPLFNMWRGLGIYDTWIGLIIPYLTFALPLSIWTMSAFFRQIPWEMEQAAQVDGATPWQAFRKVIVPLAAPGVFTTAILTFFFCWNEFLLAISLTSTDRARTVPAALSFFTGSSQFQSPIAPIMAASVVVTIPIVLLVLAFQRRIVAGLTSGAVKG
- a CDS encoding ABC transporter ATP-binding protein, which translates into the protein MAAITMQHLVKTYGDGFKAVNDISLDIADGEFMILVGPSGCGKSTLLRMIVGLEDITSGELEIGGERVNDLAPRDRNLAMVFQNYALYPHLTVFENIAFPLRLRKDMSGDEIDRKVREAAEVLELTEHLDRKPSNLSGGQRQRVAMGRAIVRDAQVFLFDEPLSNLDAKLRGQMRTEILRLQRRMGTTTVYVTHDQTEAMTLGDRVALMRRGEIQQVGTPRELYEHPVNLFVAGFIGSPPMNFVPGAMEDGKLHLPFVSFELPEDRREVVGDRHYVTIGIRPERFEDRELLDEARVPKGVGFDAPVDVVEWLGNEQYAYVPFETDPKLLEGLSELERELDGEQARTQLVVALEPTSRVAPGETAQFWFDPEDMHIFDAGTGENLTRELALGASVTTGSATAGAGSGG